One Methylomonas sp. LL1 DNA window includes the following coding sequences:
- a CDS encoding putative porin: protein MANNKQLMALALSGLIGVAHAGEKEELLKLRNTTTSLIKQLVKQGVITDQMANEMIKQAEADAEQQVAEAKAAGVKEAVPADEVRVAYVPDFVKDEIRQQVRSELREEVVGDVMQKAKNEQWGLPNALPEWTKRFKLSGDIRLRSQHEFMAKDNIANSYFDYSAINDAGGFFSAGQDAFLNTTHDRQRFRERFRLGIDAKITDGLSAGMRLATGNLRDPVSTNQTLGNTGQKYEFDVDRAYLKYENLDDNKFKWLELAGGRIKNPWYTGGGEFTGGSEMVWDTDLSFEGAAGTIRYNLQDTDGLVSAGDAARSLFLTAGAFPLQEFARTNDKWLFGGQAGIDWGFDNQDNLKVGVAYYDYVNIQAQQNKTKIGTCDLNTFDNNASRPEFMQGGNTLATICREGDRDNPLTSPGMVGLASDFNIVNLNASYDIALFAPYHLRFSGDYAKNIGFDKTEVSRLYGQTVEDKTSAWQFRADFGWPKVQLAGNWNLFAAYKYVERDAVLDAFTDSDFHLGGTNTKGWFVGANYGLMKNVWLSGRWLTADIITGPPYGVDVLQIDINTQF from the coding sequence ATGGCGAATAACAAACAGCTGATGGCCTTGGCGCTGTCCGGGCTGATCGGCGTCGCGCACGCCGGTGAAAAGGAAGAATTGCTCAAGTTGCGCAATACCACGACCAGTTTGATCAAACAATTGGTCAAGCAGGGCGTGATTACCGACCAGATGGCTAATGAGATGATCAAGCAGGCTGAAGCCGATGCCGAGCAGCAAGTGGCTGAAGCCAAGGCGGCCGGCGTTAAGGAAGCGGTGCCGGCCGATGAAGTGCGGGTGGCGTATGTGCCTGATTTTGTCAAGGATGAGATTCGCCAGCAAGTGCGTAGCGAATTGCGCGAGGAAGTGGTTGGCGACGTGATGCAAAAAGCCAAGAACGAACAATGGGGCTTGCCGAATGCGTTGCCGGAATGGACCAAGCGCTTCAAATTGTCGGGCGATATACGGTTGCGCTCGCAGCATGAGTTCATGGCCAAGGATAATATCGCCAACTCATACTTCGATTATTCGGCTATCAATGATGCCGGCGGTTTTTTCAGTGCGGGCCAGGATGCGTTTTTGAACACAACCCACGACAGACAGAGATTCAGGGAACGTTTTCGCCTGGGTATCGATGCCAAGATTACCGATGGCTTGAGCGCCGGTATGCGTCTGGCAACCGGCAATCTGCGCGATCCGGTTTCCACCAATCAGACCTTGGGCAACACCGGTCAAAAATACGAATTCGACGTCGACAGAGCTTACTTGAAATACGAAAACTTAGATGACAACAAGTTTAAATGGCTCGAATTGGCGGGCGGCCGCATCAAAAACCCTTGGTATACGGGAGGGGGAGAGTTCACCGGCGGTAGCGAAATGGTTTGGGATACCGACTTGTCATTCGAAGGGGCGGCCGGCACCATCCGCTATAATTTACAAGATACCGATGGCTTGGTTTCCGCCGGCGATGCGGCAAGATCCTTATTCCTGACCGCGGGAGCATTTCCCTTGCAGGAATTTGCGCGGACTAACGACAAATGGTTGTTTGGCGGTCAGGCCGGTATCGATTGGGGATTCGACAATCAAGATAACTTGAAAGTCGGTGTGGCCTATTACGATTATGTCAATATCCAAGCCCAGCAGAATAAAACCAAGATCGGCACTTGCGATCTGAATACGTTTGATAATAATGCCTCCAGGCCGGAGTTTATGCAGGGAGGCAACACCTTGGCAACTATTTGCCGCGAGGGTGACAGGGATAATCCTTTAACCAGTCCGGGCATGGTTGGCTTGGCATCGGATTTTAATATTGTCAATCTGAATGCTTCTTATGATATAGCCCTGTTTGCGCCTTATCATCTAAGATTCAGCGGCGATTATGCCAAAAACATCGGTTTCGATAAGACAGAAGTTAGCCGGCTCTACGGTCAAACTGTCGAGGATAAAACCAGCGCTTGGCAGTTTCGCGCTGATTTCGGTTGGCCGAAGGTTCAACTAGCGGGCAATTGGAATCTGTTTGCAGCCTATAAATATGTCGAGCGCGATGCGGTGCTGGATGCTTTTACCGACTCCGATTTTCATTTGGGCGGCACCAATACCAAGGGTTGGTTTGTCGGTGCTAACTACGGCTTGATGAAAAACGTCTGGTTGAGCGGCCGCTGGTTGACTGCCGACATCATTACAGGTCCGCCGTATGGCGTCGATGTGCTGCAAATCGACATCAATACTCAATTCTAG
- a CDS encoding alkaline phosphatase PhoX translates to MKAFKLTLIAAAVASLVSPLAAQAADTEFDNFTPMTGDTTPMNPGSATPYKLSSPNFSQQTIADRATQNALVPGSNSGNWDMIAANETGPNAGRYLFMPWEIFSTTAPTKAGVQRIDLQDSNYNTRTTTIVAAGTQNFSSGDASRWTPWGGYLTAEESWGTGSTAGRLFEITDPTTAAANSANFVQRSVIPRVSHEGLAFDSNNSLYFVDELNGGSIYKYVSANPFASTGNDFFAAGQTFAMKVGNGGQFEGNNAAAITGLASWEAITDLTGAALAGVSTVLADGTIDGRASADNANVLGTGFNRPEDLEIQTLANGDQFLYFTTTDSDDNANSGDGRGRVYSFNLTSYEVKLFADSHTTDAATGLEAGVAFKNPDNLAIDSEGNIYIVEDQDGGVEDVWYALDADRDGVAESVSKWISLTTQGAESTGLYFDKFNANKAYINVQHPADGIDRTIELTAAPVPVPGAAWLFGSAIMGFLGVKRRNKA, encoded by the coding sequence ATGAAGGCTTTTAAATTAACTCTGATTGCCGCGGCAGTGGCATCTCTGGTGTCGCCCTTGGCGGCGCAAGCGGCTGATACCGAGTTTGACAATTTCACCCCCATGACCGGTGATACCACACCGATGAACCCCGGCTCGGCCACACCGTACAAATTGTCTTCGCCTAATTTCAGCCAACAAACCATTGCCGACCGTGCGACCCAAAACGCTTTAGTGCCAGGATCAAATTCCGGCAACTGGGATATGATTGCCGCCAACGAAACGGGCCCTAACGCCGGCCGTTACTTGTTCATGCCATGGGAAATATTTTCTACCACGGCGCCTACTAAAGCCGGTGTTCAACGTATCGATTTGCAGGATAGCAACTATAACACCCGCACCACCACTATCGTGGCTGCCGGTACACAGAATTTCTCTTCCGGCGATGCTTCCCGCTGGACACCCTGGGGCGGTTATCTGACCGCTGAAGAAAGCTGGGGAACAGGTAGCACTGCCGGTCGCCTGTTTGAAATCACCGATCCAACCACGGCGGCGGCTAATAGCGCCAATTTCGTGCAACGTAGCGTGATTCCACGCGTTTCACATGAAGGCTTGGCTTTCGACAGCAACAATAGTCTGTATTTCGTCGACGAATTGAACGGCGGTTCGATCTATAAATATGTTTCGGCCAATCCTTTCGCTAGCACCGGTAATGACTTTTTCGCGGCCGGTCAAACCTTTGCGATGAAAGTGGGTAATGGCGGCCAGTTCGAAGGCAACAATGCCGCGGCAATTACTGGTTTGGCTTCTTGGGAGGCTATCACTGACCTAACTGGCGCCGCGCTGGCTGGCGTTTCCACCGTATTGGCCGATGGAACCATCGATGGTCGCGCGTCGGCGGACAATGCCAATGTGTTGGGCACTGGCTTCAACCGTCCCGAAGACCTGGAAATCCAGACTCTGGCTAACGGTGATCAATTCCTGTACTTCACCACCACCGATTCCGATGACAATGCCAACAGCGGTGACGGACGCGGCCGGGTGTATTCATTTAATCTGACCAGCTATGAGGTCAAACTGTTTGCCGATAGCCACACCACGGACGCAGCCACGGGCCTTGAGGCCGGAGTGGCTTTCAAAAACCCCGACAATCTGGCCATTGATTCCGAAGGTAACATCTATATCGTCGAAGATCAGGATGGCGGTGTCGAAGATGTCTGGTACGCTCTGGATGCCGACCGTGACGGTGTTGCCGAATCCGTTTCCAAATGGATCAGCCTGACGACTCAAGGCGCTGAAAGCACCGGTCTGTATTTTGACAAGTTCAATGCTAATAAAGCCTATATCAACGTTCAGCATCCCGCCGATGGTATCGACCGGACGATTGAACTGACTGCCGCGCCGGTTCCTGTTCCTGGCGCCGCCTGGTTGTTCGGAAGCGCGATCATGGGCTTTCTGGGCGTTAAACGTCGTAACAAAGCCTGA
- the dbpA gene encoding ATP-dependent RNA helicase DbpA, producing the protein MNTPEFSCLPLKPALLENIESLGYSRQTPIQAESLPHILEGRDVIAQAKTGSGKTAAFAIGLLSRLDLSRFKVQALVVCPTRELADQVCKEIRRLARFTQNIKILALSGGTPFAPQRDSLEHGVHVVVGTPGRLQEHLQKHSLRLDHLKVLVLDEADRMLDMGFSDIVTDVISHAPSHRQTLLFSATYADPIREMSQRFQFKPVSVSIDTSHHDNVIEQRFHKIDKAHRLNALGYLLAYHRPESTVVFCNTKRECQDVADTLANCGFSVQALHGDLEQKDRDQILVRFANKSCSVLVATDVAARGLDIHDMQAVINYELPWDAEVYLHRIGRTGRAGKKGLALSLCTEAELNRVKAIEDFQTLSARWDEVAPFKLAYEQRFQPPMVTLWIDGGRKQKVRPGDILGALTGTAGIAGSEVGKIDIFDKQAYVAIKRESADKALTCLRNGKIKGRNFNVHKSHWS; encoded by the coding sequence GTGAATACTCCTGAATTTTCCTGTTTGCCGTTAAAACCCGCCCTGCTCGAAAACATCGAATCGCTGGGTTACAGCCGGCAAACGCCGATACAAGCCGAAAGTCTGCCGCACATCCTGGAAGGCCGCGATGTGATTGCCCAAGCCAAAACCGGGAGCGGTAAAACCGCGGCCTTTGCCATCGGCCTGTTATCCCGGTTGGATTTAAGCCGCTTTAAAGTGCAAGCCCTGGTGGTATGCCCCACCCGCGAACTGGCCGACCAGGTCTGCAAGGAGATTCGCCGGCTGGCCCGTTTTACCCAAAACATCAAAATATTGGCCTTGAGTGGCGGAACGCCGTTTGCTCCACAACGCGACTCGCTGGAACATGGCGTGCATGTGGTGGTAGGCACGCCGGGCCGCTTGCAGGAACATCTGCAAAAACACAGCCTGCGTCTGGATCATTTGAAAGTCTTGGTGCTGGACGAGGCCGACCGTATGTTGGACATGGGCTTTTCCGACATCGTCACCGATGTCATTTCCCACGCCCCCAGCCACCGGCAAACCCTGCTGTTTTCGGCGACTTATGCCGACCCTATCCGAGAAATGAGCCAAAGGTTTCAGTTCAAACCGGTTTCGGTCAGCATCGACACCAGCCATCACGACAATGTGATCGAACAACGTTTTCACAAAATAGACAAAGCCCACAGACTGAACGCATTGGGTTATTTACTGGCCTATCATCGTCCTGAATCGACCGTGGTGTTTTGCAACACCAAGCGCGAATGCCAGGACGTGGCCGATACGCTGGCCAATTGCGGTTTTTCGGTGCAAGCCTTGCATGGCGATTTGGAACAAAAAGACCGTGACCAGATACTGGTTCGCTTCGCCAACAAGAGTTGCTCGGTACTCGTCGCGACCGATGTAGCCGCTAGAGGGTTGGATATTCACGACATGCAAGCCGTGATCAATTACGAACTGCCCTGGGACGCGGAAGTTTACTTGCACCGTATCGGCCGAACCGGCCGGGCCGGCAAAAAAGGACTGGCGCTCAGTCTTTGTACCGAGGCGGAACTGAATCGGGTTAAGGCCATTGAAGACTTTCAAACCCTATCCGCCCGCTGGGACGAAGTGGCGCCTTTTAAATTGGCCTATGAACAACGCTTCCAGCCGCCAATGGTGACGTTGTGGATCGATGGCGGCCGCAAGCAGAAAGTTCGTCCAGGCGATATTTTGGGCGCATTGACCGGCACGGCGGGCATAGCCGGCAGTGAAGTCGGCAAAATCGATATATTCGACAAACAAGCCTACGTTGCCATAAAACGCGAAAGTGCCGATAAGGCGCTGACTTGTTTAAGAAACGGCAAGATCAAAGGCCGCAACTTTAACGTGCATAAATCGCACTGGAGTTAG
- a CDS encoding GspH/FimT family pseudopilin gives MTMRSHRLFGFSLIELIITMTIGVILLGSAMPSLTSGIVSNRLTSNANDLVVALNFARSEAIKRGQHVVIRKTGENWENGWQVFVDIDRTSDARKNLLDAGTDVELRTSSALPDRYTLRGNNNFVSFIRYQPDGTSNRFGSFAICEGGNIRGAKLVIVNSVGRARMAPDADHDGVPEKEDGSEIGSCTSGF, from the coding sequence ATGACTATGCGCTCCCATCGTTTGTTCGGCTTCAGCCTGATTGAGCTGATAATCACCATGACCATTGGCGTGATACTTTTAGGCAGTGCCATGCCCAGTCTGACTTCCGGCATTGTCAGCAACCGATTGACCTCAAACGCCAACGATCTGGTGGTTGCGTTGAATTTCGCCCGCAGCGAGGCGATCAAGCGTGGTCAGCATGTAGTCATTCGGAAAACCGGTGAAAATTGGGAAAATGGCTGGCAGGTGTTTGTCGATATTGATCGAACAAGCGACGCAAGAAAAAACCTGTTAGATGCCGGCACGGATGTAGAACTGAGAACGAGTTCGGCGCTTCCCGATAGATATACCTTGAGAGGCAATAACAATTTTGTCAGCTTCATCCGTTATCAACCGGACGGAACCAGTAATAGATTCGGTAGTTTCGCCATTTGCGAAGGTGGTAACATCCGAGGAGCCAAACTCGTCATAGTCAATTCAGTCGGTCGGGCACGGATGGCGCCCGATGCCGATCATGACGGTGTTCCGGAAAAAGAAGATGGCAGCGAAATCGGCTCATGTACCAGCGGGTTCTAA